A single window of Ferrimonas balearica DSM 9799 DNA harbors:
- a CDS encoding disulfide bond formation protein B yields the protein MQARDAIFNKLASFASVVIMALPVGIACFIFGFLMKDNPCAFCWQERTAMILVALTALYIVRFGLKPKYIGALVWLGIYGAWMASVHTSINLGSDIGQGFSVKIMGAHTYTWALLVFVVVLVVVAALMMFLGNRFPGKPTQTPGNPALVKVVASVFLFVISGNIVQAFTQTGPPPFVGQDSPGRVSFNPKFMSWELDHWPTYGPDARGAYAISDPSYDQVNRTSPMFDGAALPVSAQQALPAAISSRITAIDYEPVSQRYAVVTSDMWVYILDNSLSRILTQAKIDGMYMIHISPLAGVAFTSENELVVLGDNKAFAKLVLQPDQTWEVNYRRFNESTDGIGESERGQFATVRAKLSYAAALAYDKDAEQLVTVTAANERGDNLVASRFALEDMTLSAEANFNLGDKQDRWMANLPMLTGYAIDGPHSFLLSGSAGEVLMMNTETGAIDHGIRLATPANPQGLVKVGNNLMTVAFDNGVNTLYRFEL from the coding sequence ATGCAAGCCCGTGACGCAATTTTTAATAAGCTGGCCTCGTTTGCCTCAGTGGTCATTATGGCCCTGCCGGTGGGGATCGCCTGCTTTATCTTTGGTTTCCTGATGAAGGATAACCCCTGCGCCTTCTGCTGGCAGGAACGGACCGCCATGATCCTGGTGGCACTGACCGCCCTCTACATTGTGCGCTTCGGCCTCAAACCCAAATACATCGGTGCGCTGGTGTGGCTCGGCATCTACGGTGCCTGGATGGCCTCCGTACACACCTCCATCAACCTCGGCAGCGACATTGGCCAGGGTTTCTCCGTCAAGATCATGGGCGCGCACACCTACACCTGGGCGTTGCTGGTGTTCGTGGTGGTGCTGGTGGTTGTGGCCGCGCTGATGATGTTCCTCGGTAACCGTTTCCCCGGTAAGCCGACCCAGACTCCGGGCAACCCGGCGCTGGTGAAGGTGGTCGCGTCCGTCTTCCTGTTCGTCATCTCCGGCAACATCGTGCAGGCCTTTACCCAGACTGGTCCGCCGCCGTTCGTTGGCCAGGACAGCCCCGGCCGCGTTTCCTTTAACCCCAAATTCATGAGCTGGGAGCTGGACCACTGGCCGACCTATGGCCCGGATGCCCGCGGCGCGTATGCCATCAGCGACCCGAGCTACGACCAGGTTAACCGTACCAGCCCGATGTTTGACGGTGCCGCTCTGCCGGTCTCCGCCCAGCAGGCACTGCCGGCCGCCATCAGCAGCCGCATCACCGCCATTGACTATGAGCCGGTCAGCCAGCGCTACGCCGTAGTGACCAGCGACATGTGGGTCTACATCCTCGACAACAGCCTCAGCCGCATCCTGACTCAAGCCAAGATCGACGGCATGTACATGATTCACATCAGCCCGCTGGCCGGTGTGGCCTTTACCTCCGAAAACGAACTGGTGGTACTGGGTGACAACAAAGCGTTTGCCAAGCTGGTGCTGCAACCGGACCAGACCTGGGAAGTGAACTACCGCCGCTTTAACGAAAGCACCGATGGCATCGGTGAGTCCGAACGCGGCCAGTTCGCCACCGTTCGCGCCAAGCTGAGCTACGCCGCTGCGCTGGCTTACGACAAAGACGCAGAGCAACTGGTGACCGTGACTGCCGCTAACGAGCGCGGTGACAACCTGGTGGCCTCCCGTTTCGCTCTGGAAGACATGACCCTCAGCGCCGAAGCCAACTTCAACCTGGGTGACAAGCAGGACCGCTGGATGGCCAACCTGCCGATGCTGACCGGTTACGCCATTGATGGTCCCCACAGCTTCCTGCTGAGCGGTTCCGCTGGCGAGGTGCTGATGATGAACACCGAAACCGGCGCCATTGACCACGGCATCCGCCTTGCGACCCCGGCCAACCCTCAGGGACTGGTTAAGGTCGGCAACAACCTGATGACCGTTGCCTTCGACAACGGCGTCAACACCCTCTACCGCTTCGAGCTGTAG
- a CDS encoding antibiotic biosynthesis monooxygenase family protein produces the protein MLAVIFEVTPSDAGKAAYLQLAAQLKAQLAEYQGCLSIERFQSLADERKLLSLSFWQDAGSVQAWRNDMAHRFAQSEGKNQLFESYRIRVAEVCRDYTHQQREQAPLDSRSMLD, from the coding sequence ATGTTGGCAGTGATTTTCGAGGTGACCCCCAGTGATGCGGGGAAAGCGGCGTATCTGCAGTTGGCCGCGCAATTGAAAGCGCAGTTGGCCGAATACCAGGGGTGCCTGTCGATTGAGCGTTTTCAGAGCCTGGCGGACGAGCGTAAGCTACTGAGCCTGTCTTTCTGGCAGGACGCCGGGTCGGTGCAGGCCTGGCGCAACGATATGGCCCACCGTTTCGCCCAAAGCGAAGGCAAAAACCAGCTGTTTGAGTCCTACCGCATTCGGGTCGCCGAAGTGTGTCGGGATTACACCCACCAGCAGCGTGAGCAGGCGCCGCTGGATTCACGGTCGATGCTGGATTAG
- a CDS encoding TorD/DmsD family molecular chaperone: protein MSLPFGAQAAHYQAFKDMVFQPGLAKNLDALIAVLEQSGLYPELLAEARTLRPEPQRLEYDFNRMCIGPYRLTVPPYESVYRSGKSVLNSHHTVDVHAYYQQLGLTIEPRFNEPADYIGNELEFLYCASALASEHRRAGRDEIAEELDQLARQFLTEHLGLWCGDFADKMVAHAREPFWRLYGVALNHYVQSQMTH, encoded by the coding sequence ATGTCTCTGCCATTCGGGGCGCAGGCCGCCCATTACCAGGCCTTTAAAGACATGGTGTTCCAGCCGGGACTGGCAAAAAACCTGGACGCGTTAATCGCGGTGCTGGAGCAGAGCGGCCTTTACCCCGAATTGCTGGCGGAGGCCCGCACGCTGCGGCCCGAGCCACAGCGACTGGAGTACGACTTTAACCGCATGTGCATCGGGCCCTACCGCCTGACTGTGCCGCCTTATGAGTCGGTCTATCGCAGTGGCAAATCGGTGCTGAACAGCCACCACACTGTCGACGTACACGCTTACTACCAGCAACTCGGCCTGACCATCGAGCCGCGCTTTAACGAGCCGGCCGACTACATCGGCAACGAGTTGGAGTTCCTCTACTGCGCGTCTGCGCTGGCCAGCGAGCATCGCCGTGCCGGACGCGACGAGATCGCGGAAGAGCTCGACCAGCTGGCTCGTCAATTCCTGACCGAGCACCTGGGACTGTGGTGCGGCGATTTCGCCGACAAGATGGTGGCCCATGCCCGCGAGCCGTTCTGGCGCCTCTATGGCGTCGCACTTAATCACTACGTTCAGTCACAGATGACCCATTGA
- a CDS encoding 4Fe-4S dicluster domain-containing protein: protein MDNQLQRGFVFRQENCVGCQACTIACQIHNELPENVRFRKVDRYEVKRGDDEIDVWLTHSCMHCGNPACLMVCPAGAFTTRDDGLVVLDRERCTSCGLCVSACPYDAIAVDPRDGRAAKCNMCVELIDQGQQPACVTGCTVGCLTTDNVSQLLKSNTHASKTGVGYRDNLTKPNMVIIKERV, encoded by the coding sequence ATGGACAACCAACTGCAACGGGGCTTCGTGTTCCGCCAGGAAAACTGCGTAGGCTGCCAGGCATGCACCATCGCCTGCCAGATCCACAACGAACTGCCGGAGAACGTGCGTTTCCGCAAGGTCGACCGTTACGAAGTGAAGCGTGGTGATGACGAGATTGACGTCTGGCTGACCCACTCCTGCATGCACTGCGGCAACCCGGCCTGCCTGATGGTCTGCCCCGCGGGCGCCTTCACCACCCGTGATGACGGCCTGGTGGTACTGGACCGCGAGCGCTGCACCAGCTGTGGCCTGTGTGTCAGCGCCTGCCCTTACGACGCCATCGCCGTGGACCCCCGCGACGGTCGTGCCGCCAAGTGCAACATGTGTGTTGAGCTGATTGACCAGGGCCAGCAACCGGCCTGTGTCACCGGCTGCACCGTCGGCTGTCTGACCACCGACAACGTCAGCCAGTTGCTGAAAAGCAACACTCACGCCAGCAAAACCGGCGTTGGCTACCGCGACAACCTGACCAAACCGAACATGGTGATCATTAAGGAGCGCGTCTGA
- a CDS encoding molybdopterin-dependent oxidoreductase, with protein MKLNRRNFLQGIGATTVFAGLSGLVPGVANAQSAGAHPGLLAKRNGTIKYHSCLRNCAARCLLKFRVQDGRMTYVTGAEEQAKTGTAPCLKGQSYVQYTYAPDRILHPMERAGKKGEGKWRRISWEEAYAKISSRLQQVIDEHGSEAILPYSYSGNYGAIGMSASGERFWNRIGSSILERKVCTYAAYDGLESLYGTFLGPDPEDIMLSDVYVTWGHDEVVSNAIAIKLINKARDRGTKLLAVNPQRTPLCSQADVYLQPKPSTDVQLAAGIMKYLVEHDLVDHKFIAEQTIGYDALLERLNELSYDDIERITGVPRAKMFEFARVLGENEKTLLRMGYGFQRNYNGARMSRAVAMLLAVTGNFGKRGNGLIYDNVQAGGGLNQYLASGKYMRKNKDAQRINMTELAKAIHPTHPTSHDKPSKPIHAMIIYNGNPVVVAPDTNAVIEGMKREDLFVVGHDMVMTDSLDYCDIIVPAASQFETSDIVGDYHGYYTQVCEKVIEPLGESKCNWTFFRELGQAMGFEDEAFQASNDDIIRELLDTDSPDYKGVTYERLMKEKFVKLDIPQPILADGKYDTPSGKIEFSSQMMADAGFHPVLDWGLPEEEMEPKERELPFRLLSSGVPQRVNSSFYNVQYIRNIPAYYVKIHPNDAAKHGVKDNDQITLSNHRGEATFVAMVTTGVGEGTLMAPKCNWIRLNPNGKNGCTNSLTTDKLTDMGGCSAYHSTRVALAKV; from the coding sequence ATGAAACTGAACAGACGCAACTTCCTGCAGGGAATAGGCGCAACCACAGTGTTTGCCGGCCTCTCCGGTCTGGTTCCTGGGGTCGCGAACGCCCAATCCGCCGGCGCGCATCCTGGCCTTCTGGCCAAGCGTAATGGCACCATCAAGTACCACAGCTGCCTGCGTAACTGCGCTGCCCGCTGCCTGCTCAAGTTCCGGGTGCAGGACGGCCGTATGACCTACGTGACCGGCGCTGAGGAGCAAGCCAAAACCGGTACTGCACCCTGCCTGAAGGGACAGAGCTACGTGCAGTACACCTACGCCCCGGACCGCATTCTCCATCCGATGGAGCGAGCCGGTAAGAAAGGCGAGGGCAAATGGCGCCGCATCAGCTGGGAAGAGGCTTACGCCAAGATCAGCAGCCGCCTGCAACAGGTGATTGACGAGCACGGCTCCGAAGCCATCCTGCCTTACAGCTACTCCGGCAACTACGGCGCCATCGGCATGAGCGCCTCCGGTGAGCGCTTCTGGAACCGCATCGGCTCCTCCATCCTCGAGCGCAAAGTGTGCACCTACGCCGCTTACGACGGCCTCGAATCCCTCTACGGCACCTTCCTCGGTCCGGACCCGGAAGACATCATGCTCTCCGACGTCTACGTGACCTGGGGCCACGATGAGGTGGTGTCCAACGCCATCGCCATCAAACTGATCAACAAAGCCCGCGACCGCGGCACCAAGCTGCTGGCGGTGAACCCCCAGCGCACCCCGCTCTGTTCTCAGGCTGACGTGTACCTGCAGCCCAAGCCCAGCACCGACGTGCAGCTGGCCGCCGGCATCATGAAGTACCTGGTTGAGCATGATCTGGTGGATCATAAGTTCATCGCCGAGCAGACCATCGGTTACGACGCCCTGCTGGAACGCCTCAATGAACTGAGCTACGACGACATCGAGCGCATCACCGGCGTACCGCGCGCCAAGATGTTCGAGTTTGCCCGCGTTCTGGGCGAAAACGAGAAAACCCTGCTGCGTATGGGTTATGGCTTCCAGCGCAACTACAACGGCGCCCGCATGTCCCGTGCCGTAGCGATGCTTCTGGCGGTCACCGGCAACTTCGGTAAGCGCGGTAACGGTCTGATCTACGACAACGTGCAAGCCGGTGGTGGCCTCAATCAGTACCTGGCCAGCGGCAAGTACATGCGCAAGAACAAAGACGCGCAACGCATCAACATGACCGAACTGGCCAAGGCCATTCACCCCACCCATCCCACCAGCCATGACAAGCCGTCCAAGCCGATCCACGCGATGATCATCTACAACGGCAACCCGGTGGTGGTGGCCCCGGACACCAACGCGGTGATCGAGGGCATGAAGCGTGAAGACCTGTTTGTGGTCGGCCACGACATGGTGATGACCGACAGTCTCGACTACTGCGACATCATCGTTCCGGCCGCCAGCCAGTTCGAAACCTCCGACATCGTCGGCGATTACCACGGCTACTACACCCAGGTGTGTGAGAAGGTGATTGAGCCCCTGGGCGAGTCCAAGTGCAACTGGACCTTCTTCCGCGAACTGGGCCAGGCCATGGGCTTTGAAGATGAAGCCTTCCAGGCCAGCAACGACGACATCATCCGTGAACTGCTGGATACCGACTCTCCGGATTACAAGGGCGTAACCTACGAGCGCCTGATGAAAGAGAAGTTCGTGAAGCTCGACATCCCGCAGCCGATTCTGGCGGATGGCAAGTACGACACCCCCAGCGGCAAGATCGAATTCAGCAGCCAGATGATGGCCGACGCCGGATTCCACCCGGTACTGGATTGGGGCCTGCCCGAAGAGGAGATGGAGCCGAAAGAGCGCGAGCTGCCTTTCCGTCTGCTCTCCAGTGGCGTACCACAGCGCGTCAACAGCTCCTTCTACAACGTTCAGTACATCCGCAACATCCCGGCCTACTACGTCAAGATCCACCCCAACGACGCGGCCAAGCACGGGGTGAAGGATAACGATCAGATCACCCTCTCCAACCACCGCGGCGAGGCGACCTTTGTCGCCATGGTCACCACCGGCGTCGGCGAAGGCACCCTGATGGCGCCGAAGTGCAACTGGATCCGTCTCAACCCGAACGGTAAGAACGGCTGCACCAACTCGCTGACCACCGACAAACTGACCGACATGGGCGGCTGCTCCGCCTACCACTCCACCCGTGTGGCCCTGGCTAAAGTCTGA
- a CDS encoding formate dehydrogenase subunit gamma produces MKIRFGILPALLLAGATFGAVAQQAEAPQPQLWSPVTHEVVQGDIPEIRGIAADHVLPASSWTVNQAELTGLDTLGNAQFNADLLLFGVFGVAVLFALFVMINGKAKLTHGFSGKLVPRWSKTDVAVHWIGAIACMGLILTGLVMAAGRFYLDPLMMEARWQGLVNAMVAWHNFLAFPFIVGALVMMVKWAPKQMPEACDLAWFKSCGGYLNFGSFKGKHPDAGFANAGEKLWFWCFTLFGLILIGTGLVMMFPSLVSTKDAANLALVLHLVGALIVGAFSVVHIFMATIMSEGGMECMVSGQCDENWAKQHHNLWYDKLSRS; encoded by the coding sequence ATGAAAATTCGATTTGGCATACTCCCGGCCCTGTTGCTGGCCGGAGCCACCTTTGGGGCCGTCGCGCAGCAAGCTGAAGCGCCGCAGCCGCAACTCTGGAGCCCGGTAACCCACGAAGTGGTGCAGGGTGACATTCCCGAGATCCGCGGCATCGCCGCTGACCACGTACTGCCGGCATCCAGCTGGACCGTCAACCAGGCCGAACTGACCGGCCTGGATACCCTGGGCAATGCCCAGTTCAATGCCGACCTGCTGCTGTTTGGCGTGTTCGGTGTGGCGGTGCTGTTTGCCCTGTTTGTGATGATCAACGGCAAAGCCAAGCTGACCCACGGCTTCTCCGGCAAGCTGGTGCCGCGCTGGTCCAAAACCGATGTGGCCGTGCACTGGATCGGCGCCATCGCCTGTATGGGCCTGATCCTCACTGGTCTGGTGATGGCGGCGGGCCGCTTCTATCTCGACCCGTTGATGATGGAGGCGCGCTGGCAGGGCCTGGTCAACGCCATGGTGGCGTGGCACAACTTCCTGGCCTTCCCCTTTATCGTCGGTGCGCTGGTGATGATGGTGAAATGGGCCCCGAAGCAGATGCCGGAAGCCTGCGACCTGGCCTGGTTTAAATCCTGCGGTGGCTACCTGAACTTCGGCAGCTTCAAAGGCAAGCACCCGGACGCGGGTTTTGCTAACGCCGGTGAGAAGCTGTGGTTCTGGTGCTTCACCCTGTTCGGCCTGATCCTGATTGGTACCGGCCTGGTGATGATGTTCCCGTCTCTGGTCAGCACCAAAGACGCGGCTAACCTCGCTCTGGTGCTGCACCTGGTGGGGGCACTGATTGTGGGTGCCTTCTCGGTGGTGCACATCTTTATGGCCACCATCATGTCGGAAGGCGGCATGGAGTGCATGGTGTCCGGCCAGTGTGATGAAAACTGGGCCAAGCAGCACCACAACCTGTGGTACGACAAGCTGAGCCGTTCCTGA